The Acidobacteriota bacterium genome includes a region encoding these proteins:
- a CDS encoding type II toxin-antitoxin system RelE/ParE family toxin produces the protein MRFQRSSAARPLLFEPSPKWFAKFARNEWISDAKLRKVVKEAEQGNIDADYGGGVIKQRIARPHQGKSGGYRSIIYYRQADKAFFVYGWSKSARENIDEDEEKEFKRQAKITFALNDEQILKLLENGTWQEVNYHEES, from the coding sequence CTGCGTTTTCAGCGTTCATCTGCGGCAAGACCTCTCCTCTTTGAGCCATCACCCAAATGGTTTGCCAAATTTGCCCGCAATGAATGGATAAGCGATGCAAAACTGCGCAAGGTCGTGAAAGAAGCCGAGCAAGGAAATATTGACGCCGACTATGGCGGCGGTGTCATCAAACAGAGGATTGCCCGGCCCCACCAGGGAAAATCCGGCGGCTATCGGTCAATCATCTATTATCGCCAGGCAGACAAGGCTTTTTTCGTCTATGGCTGGTCGAAAAGCGCGCGGGAGAACATTGACGAAGACGAGGAAAAAGAGTTCAAAAGACAGGCGAAAATCACATTCGCCTTGAACGACGAACAGATTTTGAAACTGCTTGAAAACGGAACCTGGCAGGAGGTGAATTACCATGAAGAAAGCTAA
- a CDS encoding DNA-binding transcriptional regulator: MKKAKTYKSEAFAAIHETAVGMYDAGVIDKQTMRSFDHTCLTPIHEFTAEQIRALREREEVSQSVFARYLNVTKDYVSKWERGEKKLAGPSLKLLSLIEKHGLAAIA, from the coding sequence ATGAAGAAAGCTAAGACATACAAAAGTGAGGCCTTCGCGGCGATCCATGAAACGGCTGTCGGCATGTACGATGCTGGCGTCATAGATAAGCAGACGATGCGGAGTTTCGACCATACTTGCTTGACACCCATCCATGAGTTCACCGCCGAACAAATCCGCGCGTTGCGCGAACGCGAAGAAGTGAGCCAGTCGGTTTTTGCGCGCTATCTGAACGTGACGAAGGATTACGTCAGCAAGTGGGAGCGCGGCGAAAAGAAGCTCGCCGGCCCTTCCTTGAAGTTACTGTCACTGATCGAAAAACACGGCCTGGCAGCCATTGCGTAA